Proteins from a genomic interval of Coprothermobacter sp.:
- a CDS encoding abortive phage infection protein — protein MSYADRILQMAHKNNGTVTTAEVTKAGILRGHLKGLVDKGLLEHVERGVYVIPTVLNDEMYGLQTRLRRGIFSHETALFIHDLTDRTPIKFSMTFPLGYNTTSLQKENVTYIRVKKEHFDIGVVWTKSPGGNPIRVYNAERTLCDLLRGRSNTDIQVLADAFRRYTRLKQQDIPLLSEYAKIFRVGKKLQSYLEVLV, from the coding sequence ATGAGTTACGCAGATCGAATTCTTCAAATGGCACACAAGAACAACGGCACAGTAACGACCGCGGAGGTGACCAAAGCCGGGATCTTGCGCGGACATTTGAAGGGTCTCGTTGACAAGGGCTTGCTTGAACATGTGGAACGCGGCGTCTACGTAATACCAACTGTTCTCAACGATGAAATGTATGGTCTCCAAACGCGACTTAGACGAGGCATTTTCTCTCACGAAACCGCTCTATTTATTCATGATTTGACTGACCGTACACCGATCAAGTTCTCAATGACATTTCCACTCGGATACAACACCACGTCTCTACAAAAAGAGAATGTGACATACATTCGAGTGAAGAAAGAACACTTCGATATTGGTGTTGTTTGGACCAAATCCCCCGGTGGAAATCCCATCCGTGTTTATAATGCGGAGCGAACTCTGTGCGATCTACTGAGAGGTCGAAGCAACACCGATATACAGGTCCTCGCAGACGCATTTAGGCGATATACCCGCCTGAAGCAACAAGACATTCCGTTGCTTTCTGAGTATGCGAAGATATTCCGTGTGGGGAAGAAATTGCAGTCATACTTGGAGGTGCTTGTTTGA